A region from the Vicia villosa cultivar HV-30 ecotype Madison, WI linkage group LG3, Vvil1.0, whole genome shotgun sequence genome encodes:
- the LOC131658894 gene encoding mediator of RNA polymerase II transcription subunit 22b-like: MGGLRFLFQQALTVRQIYQIGTMYWDAKCGTQSVSNEVNDPPVRNSQEALMMEMCAARMVQAADSLLKLVSELKQTAIFLGFASLNDHVEQRKVEFNQLAEKTYHTLSRIGEEAAASLKELEFHYSSSSQKTVQDIQP; the protein is encoded by the exons ATGGGAGGCTTAAGGTTTTTGTTTCAGCAGGCATTGACTGTCAGACAGATTTATCAAATCGGTACTATGTACTGGGATGCCAAGTGTGGAACCCAAAGTGTGTCCAATGAG GTAAATGATCCACCTGTTAGGAATTCACAGGAGGCTTTAATGATGGAGATGTGTGCTGCTAGGATG GTCCAAGCAGCTGATTCTCTACTTAAATTAGTGTCGGAGCTGAAGCAAACTGCAATATTTTTAGGATTTGCTTCCCTTAATGACCATGTAGAACAAAGAAAGGTTGAGTTTAACCAACTTGCAGAAAAAACATACCACACACTATCTAGGATTGGAGAGGAAGCGGCAGCTAGCCTGAAAGAACTTGAGTTCcattattcatcttcttcacagaAGACTGTTCAAGATATACAACCTTAA